The genome window GAGCTCGTGTGCAATTCACTCCGCTTATCTCCAGTGTAGAGCTCATTCTTCttttaacatttaaatggaaGCTTTGGCTGAGCTAAGTATCAGTTCTGCTCAAGAGTTCATCGGGAGAGTTTCATTTTATTCCACCgaaatggcaaaaattcttCTGATTTTAGTTTGCTTCTTTTTCGCCTCTACAGAGGCTTTAAGTTTACCAAGCCACAATTGCTCGGACTATTTCACATACGGCATAGATGCCAACGGGAGTTTCATTGGCATTTTTACTGCCGATGAAGCAGGCGTTCAAAAATTGAACTTTTCTACTAGGTTTATATTCCATGGCGCTAAAAAAGTGAGTAAGGACCAAACGATTGAACGTTACTGGTGCTACGAAGTCCTGTTTCTCCTTGCAGCAAGTCAGTACTATTAAGCCTTACCCAACCACCACGGATGCTATTCGTAACATTGAAAATGGATATCGTGGTCAGGCGTTTGTTCAATTCACTAATAGTACCAGTGAGCTGCCTACACTATTTGCGTTTGTCTTGAATGGGAAGGTTTTGTGTAGATCTTCGATTGGTGAGTAATTGTAGTTCTCAAATAAGGTTTTTGGAAACAGTTAATTTATTTACTACTTTCCCTTTCCCAGACACTTTTCGTAAGCCTTTTTACGCAGTGAGAACCGAAATAACACTAAAAACTTCCCAGCCTATACGAAAACTT of Drosophila mauritiana strain mau12 chromosome 3R, ASM438214v1, whole genome shotgun sequence contains these proteins:
- the LOC117145482 gene encoding uncharacterized protein LOC117145482 produces the protein MEALAELSISSAQEFIGRVSFYSTEMAKILLILVCFFFASTEALSLPSHNCSDYFTYGIDANGSFIGIFTADEAGVQKLNFSTRFIFHGAKKQVSTIKPYPTTTDAIRNIENGYRGQAFVQFTNSTSELPTLFAFVLNGKVLCRSSIDTFRKPFYAVRTEITLKTSQPIRKLKDTRPIMHPIFPQIEPKIIV